In one Ictalurus furcatus strain D&B chromosome 10, Billie_1.0, whole genome shotgun sequence genomic region, the following are encoded:
- the LOC128614171 gene encoding inositol 1,4,5-triphosphate receptor associated 2-like, with product MTGHSGGQDKLIILKHMLDPEDRDPPIDRDTFHTTMRNWIAQCSQDGLFDDSYQASGSDSCKATGNGESCDPRQSRCF from the exons ATGACGGGCCACAGCGGTGGACAGGACAAGCTGATCATCCTGAAGCACATGTTGGACCCAGAGGACCGAGATCCACCCATCGACAGAGACACGTTTCACACAACCATGAGGAATTGGATCGCTCAGTGCAGCCAGGACGG ATTATTTGACGACAGCTACCAGGCATCAGGATCAGACTCTTGCAAAGCAACTGGGAACGGTGAGTCTTGTGATCCGAGACAGTCAAGATGTTTctga